The nucleotide sequence ACCCGCAGCCCTGTCCAGCACCGCCCCCAGAAAGGTCGGCGGCGATGCCATGAGCGTAAGCCGATAGTCGCGCACCATGGCCGCCAGGGGGCCGGGTTCTGTGGGGTTGGGGTGAAAGGCGGCCCTGATGCCCAGCGAGAGCGGCAACACAATGTTTACCATCAGACCAAAGGAATGGAACGGCGGCAACATGGCAAGCACGCTGTCGTCGGGTGCAAGGTGCAGCACCGTGATGATGTCGCGGGCATTGGCGAGCAGATTGGCGTGGCTTAAAGGTACGGCCTTGGGCATGGATTCCGAGCCGGAGGTAAAGAGCACCGCCGCAACGTCTGGCACGGCGCAGTTTTTACAGCTGCGCGGCAGACGGGCCCTGAGCGCCCCAACGAGCTTTTCGCCAATAGTCAGGGAGGCGGCCAGTTTGTCCAGCGCCAGCCACTGCACCGGCAGGGATGCCAGCGCCATCCCCTGACGCTCAAGCCGCTGCTGCAGCGGCGTTGCGCTGAGGATATGGCTTACGCCGGTGATGCGGATGCAGTGCCGCAGGTTGGCCTCGCCCACGGTCCAGTTAAGCAGCACCGGCGTTTTGCCCGCCAGCTGCGCGGCCAGCCACACCGCGACCACGGCTGGCGTGGCGGGCAGCATGATGCCCACGCGCTCGCCGGGCAGGCGCTGCAGACGGCGGGCCAGAACCAGCGCCCCCGTGAGGAGGTCCCTACGGCTGCGCAATACGGAGCGATCCGCCAGCAGGGGCCGGGAGGGGGCGGCACGTACCTGGGTCAAAAAAGCGTCTACAATCGTGCCCGCCTGATCGGGAACGGCAAACCTGTCGTCTGCGGCAGACGCAAACCATGCCGCAGGGGCGGGTTCATCCGGCTCCGCCGGGTTCAGCTGACCAGTCGCCACCAGTAGGCAGTCCCCCGCCGTAACAAGCAATTCCAGACTGGGGATGCTCACCCCTTGCGCATTTTCCAGGCTGAGGGCCAGATCCATGAGGGCCAGACTGTCCAGCCCCAGATCGCCGCCCAGCGTCATGCTGTCGGCAATTTCATAATCCTCAGGCAGGCCCGCCGCCTGCCGCAGGGCCGCGTACACAGCCTCGCGCGCCTGCGGGGGGATGGGTGCGCCAGCCTGCGCGGGCATAGGTGCCGTGCTGGGCAGAAGTTGCGGTTTGCTCCCCTGCCAGAAAAAGCGCGGAACAGCCTGCGCCGGGAGCTCCGCCTGATTATAAAACGCCTCCAGCCAGGGGTTGAGCTCGCGCTTGTCGCCGCTGCGGGGCATGCTGGCGGCTTCCACAAACTCCACACTGACCGCGCGGCGGGGAGTAAACAGCAGCAGGTTGGCGCATACGGCAAGCGCCCCGCGCAGCAGCGCCCAGCCAAAATGCGGAGCCTTGCCCGTGGCGCCGTAGCCAAAGGAGCTGCCCCACAGCCCGGTGGTGCGCACCAGCACCACCCGCAGTTCGGGCATCCTTTGCAGAATCTGGGCCGCGCCGGATTTACCGCCAAGGCTTTCGCGCGACGAACGGTAAATCCGCCCCGCAGGGTACAGCAATATGTTGTCCCCGTCCCGCAGGGCATCCAGCACGGCCTGCATGCCCGCTTCAACTCCCTGCCGGGCCTTGGCCCCATCCTTGAGGGCGTCGGGCAGCAGCACGGCGCGCAACAACTTTGCCGCCATACGCCCCATGGGTCCTGCCAGCTGGCGCTCGTCCGCAAGGGGACGCGGCGCGTGCTTTGCCAGCAGCGAATACAGGATGACAGGGTCAATCAGGGCGGGATGATTGGGCATAAACAGTATGGGGCCGGGGCCGGACACCGCTTCAAGGCCGGTTGCCGTCACGCGGTAGCGCAGGCCGAGCAGCAGTCGCAGCCCCAGGGCCACAAGGCTTAACCCCCTGCCGTGCGGAAACATGCGGGCAATGCTTGCGCCCGCCCAGCCCGCAAAGATCAGACAGGTCAAGCCGCAGCCCGCCAAAAGCCAGGCTGGCGGCACCTTGCCCAGCCAGGCAAAAACAATTCCCGAAAGCAGTATGCCGCTGAAGCACAAAAAGTTTGAAATCCCCAGGGTTTTGCCTTTCTCCGTGGCGGCGGGCCGCACCTGGATAAAACTTACCAGCGGTATCAGGTAGAGGCCGCCGCAGATGCCCGAAAACGTAAAGAGCGCAAACAGGCAGGCAAACTGCAGCGGCTCGGGCAGCAATGGCGCGAGACCCGCGGCCATAAGGCCAAGCCCCAGCCCCCCGCAGGCCGGAAACATGCTATGCCGCCAGCTTGTGGCTTCATACCGCCCGGCCAGCACCGAGCCGATGCATATGCCGATCATGAGCGCCACGGAGAGCAGACTGGTGAGCGTAAGCGAAAACCCCAGCTGAACAATGCCAAGATTGTTGATGCACAACAGGGCAAAGGAAGACAGACAGTAAAAAAAGGCTTCCCCGGCCAGCGTCAAAAAAAGCTGCGGATCCTTGTTGCGGCACTCCAGCGCGTGCAGCAAGGAGTGCACGGGGCCAAGCAGCGGAAAGGGCGCGTCCGCCCCTGTTTGGACAACACTTTTGCCGATGCCGAAGGCCGACGCCACCCCAACAACGGCGACCAGTACGGAGAGCCCCCCCACGGCAAGCCTGCCGAAGCCGTGCTCGCCCTGCGGAATCCAGCCGCCAGCAGCTGAAACATCCGGCAGATCCAGTACAAGCCCCCCGGCGGCTATGCCCAGCAAAATGGTTGCCGTTGTGGCCAGCTTGAGCATGGCGTTAACCTTGGGCACATCCATGGGCGAAAAATTTTCGGGTATGGCCCCGTTGAGGGCAGGGCTAAAAATCGTGGCCTGCAAGCCCATCAAAAAGACCACCCCTACCATGGCCGTCCAGTTCATGCTGGCCATGGCCCACACGCCAAACAGCATGGCGGCCAGCTCCATAAATTTTGACCAGACGACCAGTTTGCTTTTGGGCACGCGGTCGACCAGCCACCCGGCCCAAGCGGAGCAGACCACAAAGGGCAGGGCGAACATGGCCGAGGCGATGCCCTGTATGGATTCCAGCCCGGCGCTGGCGGCCAGCAGCAAGGCGGCCTGCTTGAAAAAATTGTCGTTGAACGTTCCCATGGCATAGGTCGTGCCCATGCTCAGCAGAATTCTTTTTCCGCGGGCTTGCTGGGGCGTTGCGGGCGACTGGGGCATGGTTGTGTTACCTTTGCCGGTTGGGGCGGCGCGCTTAGGCATGGAGGTCTTCTTCTATAAACAGGCGGAGCTTTTCCAGAGAATCCAGCACAATATCGTGGCGTACAGAATACAGGGCCTGTCGGCCTTCGCGCCGCATGGCGAGAACCCCGGCTTTTTCCAGCACAGCCAGATGGTGCACAATGGTCGAACGGCCATAATCGAACATTGCGGCAATATCCTTGATGGAAAGCTCCTCCCCCGGCTCAAACAACAACAGTATACGCTGACGGGTGGTATCGCCCATGGCCGCAAAAACCGCCGCCACGGGCTGCCAGTGGTCAGGGAGGGTGTTCAGGTACGTTGTTTTCATGACTACATAACTAGTTTTTTAGTTATTATAAGTCAAACAAAAAGATCTCGCCAGCAATGGGGGTGCCTGCTCATCACAGCGACGCCCTCCCCGCAGGCCGGTACGCATCAGCTTTCGGCCAGCAAAAAAAACTCCTCGGGCCGCAGGATTGTTACCGTCTTGCCCGAAAAAGGCCCGAACAGCCCGCTCTCCTCCTGCTGCCGCAGGATTTTGTACAAAGAGATTCTGTGCACGCCCAAAAGGCTGGCCATCTCCTGTTTTGAAACCCCCATGTCCACAGTGAGGGGGTCGCTGCCAGGAATAATATGCTGCGCCAAAAATTTGCAGGTTCGCGCCAGCACGTTGTCGAGATACAGCGACGATGCCTGGTTTGAAAGCACCCGCAGCTTGCGCGACATGGAGCACAACAGGTTTATGAGCAGGTGCGGATGCTCCTGCCGAATTTCGCTCAGGCTTTCTGCAGAAAAAGCATAACTCACGCATTCAGTTACGCAAGAAAAATAGCTTTCTGCCGGCATGGGATCAAAAAAAGGCGTCTCGCCAAAAACACAGCCCTCCTGAATATACCAGAGGATTTTTTCCACTCCCTCCATGTTCTGGTTTGTCAGCCGTACCTTGCCGCGATCCAAAAAGTACAGTTCGCGGCCAAACGGCACGCGATGCCCCTTGGACCACACCAACCTTCGCCCCAGATGCAGCACTGACCGCCATTCAGAATTCATCTCGCGCATTTCTTTGAAGGCCAGACTGCGCCCGCCGCAGATGCCGCGCTTTTCCATTTTGCCTCCTTCAAAAAACTTGTCGGTAACTACACATAACAGGGTCGTCCCCCAAAAGGCAATTAATTGTGAAAAATGTTGCAAATGAAACACGCACTTTTTTTCCACCATTCTATTCTGTCAAACAGAGTGGATCAAATACGTTGCGCCATGCCCCCGGCCACTGCCGGATTGCGGAACGCATCCTCACAACAACAATCGATCAGGAGGAATACGATATGGGTCATCCGACAATTTACCCCACAGGAGTTACCGTTTTCAAACCGGAAAAATGCTGGGGCGGGTACACTATTTTTCAGGCTCAGGAACTTGGCGCTGTGCTTATTGACATGAATGGTCATGAAATAAATGTCTGGAAGGGCGTGCACGGCATGCCCAATAAAATTCTTCCCGGCGGTTACCTTGTAACCAGCCGAGGCCGTCGCAGTGGCAAATTCAGTGTGCAGGACGGACTTGATGTTGTCCAGGTCGATTGGGACGGAAACATCGTATGGAAATTTGATCAGAATGAATTTATTGAAGATCCTGGCTACCCTGGCCGCTGGATTGCCCGTTACCATCACGACTTTCAGCGCGAGGGCAACCCCGTGGGCTACTATGCCCCCGGCATGGAACCCAAGGTGCTTGAGGGCAAAACCCTTATTCTGGCCCACAGAAATGTGAGAAATAGCGCAATAAGCGACAAGCAGCTGCTTGACGACCTGATTCTTGAGGTGGACTGGAACGGCGACATCCTCTGGGAGTGGTCGTGCCACGAGCACTTTGCCGAAATGGGCTTCCGCGAAGGGCCCAAAAACACCCTTTGCCGCAACCCCAACTATCGACCCACCCAGCCCGAAGGCATGGGCGACTGGATGCACATCAACTCCATGTCCGTGCTTGGGCCCAACAAATGGTACGACGCGGGCGACGAGCGCTTTCACCCCGACAACATCATTGTGGACGGGCGCGAGGCCAACATCATCTTTATCATCAGCAAGGCGACCGGCAAAATCACCTGGAAGATAGGGCCGGACTACGACACATCCCCCGAGCTCAAGGCCATCGGCTGGATTATCGGCCAGCACCATGCGCACATGGTGCCCCACGGTCTGCCCGGCGCTGGCAACATCCTTGTTTTCGACAACGGCGGCTGGGGCGGCTACGACGTGCCCAACCCCGGCGCGCCCACGGGCGTCAAGGCCGCGCTGCGCGACCACTCGCGCGTGCTCGAGATAGACCCTGTCTCCCTCAAGATCGTCTGGCAGTACACCCCAAAAGAAGCCGGATTTCTCGAACCCATGGACAGCAACCGCTTTTACAGCCCCTTTATCAGCGGCATGCAGCGCCTGCCCAACGGCAATACCCTTATCACCGAGGGGTCTGACGGCCGCGTTTTTGAGGTTACCCCAGACCACGAAATCGTGTGGGAATTCATTTCGCCATACTGGGGCAAGCATGTGCCCATGAACATGACCTACCGCGCCTACCGCGTGCCCTACGAATGGGTGCCGCAGGTGCAAAAACCTGCCGAAACGCCCATCGAGCCGCTCAATGTCTCCACATTCCGCGTGCCGGGGGCTGCCGCCGCAGGCGATCGCGCCAAGGAAGTAACGGTTGAAGGCTGCCAGCCCTACGAGGGCAGCAACGCGCTTTGCGTGGCCTCGGTGGAAGACCCCAAGGACTGATCCCCAGAGCAATTATTGCTGCAATGCTTCAGGGTCCGCCGCCGCGACTGGCCGCGGCGGACCTGTGATCCCCGTTTTTAAGGAGATCCCTATGCTTATCAAGACATCCGACCTGACGCCCGGGCTGCTGGCCAAGTGGGCCGTCAACCTGGCGCTGCCTCTGGCGCTCTATTTTTTTCTTCCCCGTAGCGAAAGCCTCACCCAGCCCATGGTGGTTTTTTTGGCCGTTACCCTGTGGGCTATCGTGGCCTGGGCTCTGGATACGCTGAACGAGATTGCCGTGGGCATTTTGTTGCCCATCCTCTATGTGCTGCTGTGCGGCATTGGCCAAAAAGTTGTTTTTTCGCCCTGGCTCTCCGAGGTGCCCATCATCGTTATTGGCGGTTTTACCCTGGGCAAAATCATTCAGGTTACCGGCCTCGGCAAGCGCATAGCCCTGACCTGCGTCAAACTCACGGGCGGCAGTTTTGCCGGCGCGCTTGCGGGCATTACCCTTGGCGCTGCGGTGGTATCGCCGCTTGTGCCCTCCATCATGGGCAAGGCGGCCATTTTTTGCGCTGTGGCGGTGAGCCTGTGCGACGCCCTGGATTTTAAGCCCAAAAGCCGGGAGGCAACCGCCGTGGTGCTTGGCACCTGCCTTGCCGTGGGCGCGACCAAGCTGGGCTACCTCACGGGAGCGGGCGATCTGGTCATGGGCATGGGTATTGTGGACAAGGTCATGGGCATCCACACGAGCTGGCTTGAGTACGCCAAGTTCAACTTTCTCCCTGCCATGCTGTACACGGCCATGTCGCTGGGCATTGTGTTGCTGGTGCTGCGCAGCTCGGTAAACAAAAGCGTTTTATGCGCGGTGGTTCAGCAAAAGCACGCCGAGCTGGGCGACATTACCGACGAACAAAAACGGGCGCTTATTCTGCTTTGTCTCACCCTGGTGCTGCTTGCCACCGACAAGCTGCACCACATGAGCGCAGGATCAGTGCTGGTCATCATTACAGCGCTGGCCTTCATGCCCGGTGTGGGGCTTATGGACGGCAAGCGCATGGGCTCAATCAATTTTGCGCCGCTGTTCTTTATTATGGGCTGCATGGCCATTGGCAGCGCCGGCGGTTTTCTTAAGGTCACACACTGGCTGGCAGGCCTTGTGTTGCCGCTGTTCAGCGATGCTGGCGCATGCATGGCCTCTGTATGCTCGTACATTGTGGGCGTCGCGCTCAACTTTTTGCTCACGCCGCTTGCGGCTACCTCCACCCTTTCAGCCCCTATTACCGAGCTGGGCATGCAGATGGGGCTGGACCCGCGCCTGCTGTATTTTTCATTCCAGTACGGTCTGGACAACCTGATATTCCCCTATGAATACGCGCTGTACCTCTACTTTTTCAGCAGCGGCTACATCAACTTTAGAGAAATGGTTCTGGTCATGGCATTACGCATGCTGTTGACAGGCGTGTTTGTGGCCTTTGTGGCCATGCCTTACTGGCGCATGGTTGGATAGTTTGCATCCCAACAGAAGGAGGATGGATGATGAAAAAGCTGGGCATACTACTTTTGGCAGCAGGGTTGCTGCTCGGAAGCGCTCCCCAGTGCAGGGCGATCAATTTTGACGTCAAGGGCAGCTGGCAGTTTGCCTTTGACTACATCAACGGCGGCAATTTCATGGGCAAGGACCGTACCGGCAATCACGTGACGGGACAGCAGTGGGCCGCGATGCACCAGCAGAGGGACGAATTCGAGGCTATCCAGCGGCTGCATCTGCAGCTGCAGGCCAAAGCCTCGGAAGACCTTGCCGGTACCGTCTTTTTTGAAATCGGCGAACAACGCTGGGGCATGGCTGCACAGGGCGGAGCGCTGGGCTCTGACGGCAACAACGTGGTCAAGGTCAAAAATGCTTACATTGACTGGCTTGTGCCCAACACCCCTCTCAAGCTTCGCATGGGTCTGCAGGGTGTAAAACTGCCCGGATTTGCCCTGGACAGCCCTGTTTTTCAGGATGATGTGGCAGGCATTGGGGCATCATGGAAGGTAAACGACGCCGTCAGCGTCACCGGATTATGGATGCGCCTGCTCAACGACAACTGGGCTGGCGACAACTCGACGCCTGCCAGTTACATGGACAATTTCGACCTGTTTGCCTTGACAGTGCCCGTGACGCTGGACGGCCTCAAGCTTACACCGTGGGGCATGGGCGGAGCCATGGGGCCCAACAGCCTCATGCCCGCCACCATTACCAACATGCCCGGCGGCAGCAAAAAAGTGGCCCTTACCAACCCGATAACCGGTCAGGCCATCGACGGTCTGGAGCTACGCGACGGCCTCTACCCGGCGGCCTTCAGCTCGCGCAAGTCTGCCTCCAAGCTGTGGAACGACAGCTACAGCAGCATGTACTGGGGCGGGCTGACCGGGCAATGGACAGGCTTTGATCCGCTCAGGGTATCGTGGGACTTTATTTATGGCAGCGTCGACAACGGCAGGGACGACCTCAACCGCAAGGGCTGGTTTGGCATGCTGCTGGCCGAATACGCCTGCAACTGGGGCCTTCCCGGTCTGTACGGCTGGTACTTCAGCGGCGATGACGACAACCCCAACAACGGGTCTGAACGTCTGCCCTATCTTGCCACCACCAACAACCTGACCAATTCCCTTTCCACATTCGGCTATCGGGGCAACCCCATCATGGGCGGCGGCAAGGGCGTGCTGGGCGTGAACCCCAGCGGCACATGGGGCGTTGGCGCGCGGCTCAAGGACGTGAGCTTTCTTGAAGACCTCAGCCACACCCTGCGCGTCAACTATTTTGGCGGCACCAACGACACAAAAATGGCCTCATACATCACCGGGCGGCAAGCCACGGATGCTTCAGGCAGACAAATTTACCGCAACAACACTGACTTCAACTCGTTCGGCACGTATCTCACCACAGCCGACACGGGCATGGAAGTCAACCTCGACAGCAAGTACAAGGCGGCGGAAAACCTGACGTTTATTCTGGAGCTAGGCTATATCCACCTTTGGTTGGACAATGACGTATGGGGCCATTATCAGAACATCTCCGGTGACAGCCTCAATGTCAAGGATGCATGGAAGGCATCGTTAAATATTGTCTATTCATTCTAAGCCGGCACAGGGACGGCCCGGTTATCCACCCCGCGCCGTCCCTGTGCTCCATCCCCCAGCAAGGAGGAATATGACCATGAAATTTCGCGCTTCCATTTGTCTGCTTGCCGGTCTGCTGGCCCTTGGCCTCGCCGCGCAAGCGCCGGCCTATGAGGTGCATGACGGCCCCACCGGCGTCATCAAGCTTGTGCCCGAAAAAGTCTTTAAGGGGTATACGCTGTTTGCTCCCACGGTTAAGTGCACGACCACCTATCTTATGGATATGAACGGCGACGTTGTGCATACCTGGAAGAGCAAATACCCTCCAGGGCTCTATGCGGTACTGCTGCCCAACGGCAACCTGCTGCGCGCGGCAGCCCCAAAGGACCAGCCCGTCAAAATTGGCGGCGCAGGCGGCATTATTGAAGAGCTGGACTGGAACAGCAACGTGGTCTGGTCCTACGCCATGCTTACAGAGAACGAGATACAGCACCACTGTTTTGACCGCATGCCCAACGGCAACACCATGATTCTTGGCTGGGAGCGCAAAACCCCCGCCGAATTTCAGGCCAAGGGCCGCAAGCCCGGCACATGGCCTGAAGAGGTAAAAATCAAGGGGCAGGCCGTGCGCGATTTTTGGGTGGACTTTGTGCGCGAGGTGGACAAAAACGGCAAAACCGTCTGGGAATGGCATGCCTGGGACCATATCGGCACAGGGCCTGACCAGCTGGATATCAACTTTGCCCTGCCCACGCCCGTGGGGCCGGGGTACGACAGCTTTGACTGGACGCACTTCAACACCTTGCAGTATCTCCCCAAGACCGACCAGATACTGCTCAACTCGCGCAACTTCAGCGAATTCTATCTCGTCGACAAAAAGTCCGGCAAAATCGTCAAACGCTGGGGCAACCCCGCCGCCTATGGGCAGGGCACACGCCCCGGCTGGTACTATGACGGAACCCAGCAGGTCTTTGGCGAGCACAACGCCACCATGCTGCCCAACGGTCATGTGCAGCTGTTTGACAACGGTTCGGAGCGACCCGAGGGCAACCGCTCGCGCGTGGTCGAGGTTGACCCGGCCAGCGGCAAGGTTGTGTGGCAGTACGCCGCCAATGGCGCCAACAGCTTTTTCAGCTACCGTCAGGGCGCGGCCGAGCGTTTGCCCAACGGCAACGTGCTTGTGACGTCCACACATCAGGGGCACCTGTTTGAAGTTACCCCCGAGGGCGAGGTTGTGTGGGAATTTGTGAACCCCATCATGGCGGGGCAGGCCAAGCCTGTTTTTTCTGACCGCGACGATGCCGTGCCCAATGCCCACCAGACATTCACCAACATGATTCACCGGGCGTACCGCTACGCGCCGGATTACCCCGGTCTCAAGGGCAGGGATCTCAGCGTCAAGACGCCCCTGCTGCCCGGCTATCCGAAGTTTTTTGAAATCTGGAAGCCCGCTGCGGCAAACTAATACACCACAACGTGCGCACAGCCCCAGGCCTGCAAAGGCTCGGAGGCTGTGCGCCATGGTGCTAACCGTCCCGCCCGGCAGGCCCCATGCCCGCCGTAGTTTTGTCGGGCCAGGCCTGCGCAGCGGGCAGACGCTGACAAAAAGGATAGGGATGATAAAAAACCTGGATTTCTCCAGGTTTTTTTACGTTGCGCGTCTGTCAGCAGGCTTCGCCGGGCTCCGCTGCCGCCCCCGGCTCCGTGCGCGGCGATGCGGTTGACGCCCGCGCAATCAGCTTATGGCTGTATTCCACCCGCGTGATGTTGCGGCCTGAGGCGGCCCCTATAATTTTATTATGCAAAATTTCCAGGGCGTTGCACCCCTTATCCCGCATATAGTGCTCCACCGTGGTCAGGGCCACGCCCGCAAAGCCCGAGGGAAAGATATTGTCAAAGCCGCAAACGCTGTAGTCGCCAGGTATGGTAAACCCGGCCTCGCGCACCGCGTCGATAACCCCGTAGGCCACCATGTCGTTTACCGCCACAAAGGCGGTTATTTTTTTGTCATCCAGGCACTTGCGCGTCAGCTCGAGGCCCACGACGTGCTCTATCTGCAAATTTTCCAGCTCTGTCTCCGGGGTGATGTCCCGGCATTTTACAAGCACGCTGCCCTGGGGGCACAACTGGCCAAAGGTGTCGCGCAGGCCCTGCAGCCGCTGGGTGCGGATGGGGTTGGCCTCGTCCAGCGTGGTGGAAATATAGGCCAGATGCCGGTGCCCCAGATCGTGCATGTGTCGGGCAATGAGGCTGCCCGCATCATAGTTGTTCAGCTCCACCGTATCCACGTTGAGGTCTTGCCGTCTGTCGCCAATGACGACCATGGGCAACTTGCGGTCAGCCTTGGCCAATATGGCTTCGGGATGCGCCAGCATGGCAAAGACAACCCCCGCCATGCCCATGCTGCGGGCAAACCGCAAGGCTTCCTGCTCGTTTTCCAGACTGCGGTAGGTTGTATAGATGCAGGTGGCGTAGCCCCTGAGCACGGCGGCCTGCTGGATGGCCTGAATAACCGTTGAATAATAGGGGTTGGTGACATTGGGGGCCACCACAAGCACCGTCGGGATGGCTGCGCCCCCAAGGGACCGCCGCCCCACCCGATAGCCCAGGTTTTCCGCCGCTGCAAAAACGGCGGTTACGGTCTCATCGGCAAACGAAACGCCCTCCCGTCCATTAAGAATCATTGAAACCGTGGCCTGCGAGACACCCGCCGCCTTGGCCACATGAGCCAGGGTAACCTTTTTTGCTGCGGTATGTCTGAGCCGCTGATTGTTGCCTGTTAGAGCCGCCATGGCCAAGCCTCCGTTCAGCCGTCGACGGTTCCATAGCGCAGGGTGCAGGGTGCACAGGGCGCATGGCAACCATGTCCAGGGCTTTGATCAGTAAGATTTGCGTCAAAAGAATTATTTTTTATTTAATAAATATTCAATTGACATAAAAATTTTTCACGTGCTATCAGACCTTAAATTTAGCCATATTCAACAATATTTTTCTACAGGAGGCAATTAAAAAATTTTATTATTTTTAACGAAAGCTGCTTTATAAAAAAAATTAATTAAAAAATTTTAATCCAGCCGCACATACAATATGGCGGGGTCGACAGCCCACGGAGGGTGTCTGCATGGACGACAGCTCAAAGCAAAAACACGTTCCTTCAAAGAGCGAAATGCGCAAGGTTGTTCTTGCCAGCCTGCTTGGCGCAACTATTGAATGGTACGACTTTTTCCTCTACGGCGTTGTGGCGGGCATTGTATTTAACAAACTCTACTTTCCCACTGCCGACCCCTTCATGGGCACTATCCTGGCCTACAGCACCTTTGCCATCGGCTATCTGGCGCGTCCCCTCGGCGGTTTTATTTTTGGTCATTACGGCGACAAGCTGGGCCGCAAACGCATGCTCATTCTCACCATGGTGATCATGGGCATTGCCACCATGGGCATCGGCATTGTGCCCACCTACGCCTCCATCGGCATTGCCGCCCCCATACTGCTGCAGACGCTGCGCCTGTGTCAGGGGCTTGGCCTTGGCGGCGAATGGGGCGGAGCCGTGCTCATGACATACGAATACGCCAGCGACCGTCAAAAAGCCTTTTACGCCAGCATACCCCAGATGGGCCTTGCCACCGGTCTGTGCCTTTCGTCCGGCATGGTGGCCCTGCTCTCGTGGCTGCTGGACAACGAGCAGTTTTTGACCTGGGGCTGGCGCTTTGCCTTTCTTATCAGCGTGGTGCTCATTGCCATTGCCCTGTATGTGCGTACCCACATTCTTGAAACGCCCGAATTTCGCAAGGTCGAAGCCACGGGCGAAACCCGCAAAAAGACCCTGCCCATCGTCACCGTGTGCCAAAACTACCCCGGCAACATTGCCCTCGGCGTGGGCGCCCGGTGGATTGACGGCGTGTTCTTTAATGTGCTGGCCGTTTTTTCCATCACGTACCTTGTGCAGCAGATACACACGTCGCGCACCGAGGCCCTCACGGCCGTCATGATTGCGGCCCTGATCATGTGCCCCTTCATCCTGATTGCCGGCCGA is from Desulfovibrio desulfuricans and encodes:
- a CDS encoding MFS transporter, with amino-acid sequence MPKRAAPTGKGNTTMPQSPATPQQARGKRILLSMGTTYAMGTFNDNFFKQAALLLAASAGLESIQGIASAMFALPFVVCSAWAGWLVDRVPKSKLVVWSKFMELAAMLFGVWAMASMNWTAMVGVVFLMGLQATIFSPALNGAIPENFSPMDVPKVNAMLKLATTATILLGIAAGGLVLDLPDVSAAGGWIPQGEHGFGRLAVGGLSVLVAVVGVASAFGIGKSVVQTGADAPFPLLGPVHSLLHALECRNKDPQLFLTLAGEAFFYCLSSFALLCINNLGIVQLGFSLTLTSLLSVALMIGICIGSVLAGRYEATSWRHSMFPACGGLGLGLMAAGLAPLLPEPLQFACLFALFTFSGICGGLYLIPLVSFIQVRPAATEKGKTLGISNFLCFSGILLSGIVFAWLGKVPPAWLLAGCGLTCLIFAGWAGASIARMFPHGRGLSLVALGLRLLLGLRYRVTATGLEAVSGPGPILFMPNHPALIDPVILYSLLAKHAPRPLADERQLAGPMGRMAAKLLRAVLLPDALKDGAKARQGVEAGMQAVLDALRDGDNILLYPAGRIYRSSRESLGGKSGAAQILQRMPELRVVLVRTTGLWGSSFGYGATGKAPHFGWALLRGALAVCANLLLFTPRRAVSVEFVEAASMPRSGDKRELNPWLEAFYNQAELPAQAVPRFFWQGSKPQLLPSTAPMPAQAGAPIPPQAREAVYAALRQAAGLPEDYEIADSMTLGGDLGLDSLALMDLALSLENAQGVSIPSLELLVTAGDCLLVATGQLNPAEPDEPAPAAWFASAADDRFAVPDQAGTIVDAFLTQVRAAPSRPLLADRSVLRSRRDLLTGALVLARRLQRLPGERVGIMLPATPAVVAVWLAAQLAGKTPVLLNWTVGEANLRHCIRITGVSHILSATPLQQRLERQGMALASLPVQWLALDKLAASLTIGEKLVGALRARLPRSCKNCAVPDVAAVLFTSGSESMPKAVPLSHANLLANARDIITVLHLAPDDSVLAMLPPFHSFGLMVNIVLPLSLGIRAAFHPNPTEPGPLAAMVRDYRLTLMASPPTFLGAVLDRAAGTHNLASLRFAFVGAEKCPEHVYRAFAGQCPQAALCEGYGITECSPVVSVNRPGDIKPGSIGHAMPSVTLALVREEDGIITGRAAAGQTGMLLVRGPSVFGGYLGDAPTPFVQFEGQMWYRTGDLASMDATGRMTFEGRLKRFVKIGGEMISLPQIEAVLLERFGKREDAPEQGPALAVEAGPEENNPAILLFTPLPLALPEVNAALRAAGLSSLYAVKRVVHVAAIPLLGSGKTDYRALKNILATA
- a CDS encoding SLC13 family permease, with amino-acid sequence MLIKTSDLTPGLLAKWAVNLALPLALYFFLPRSESLTQPMVVFLAVTLWAIVAWALDTLNEIAVGILLPILYVLLCGIGQKVVFSPWLSEVPIIVIGGFTLGKIIQVTGLGKRIALTCVKLTGGSFAGALAGITLGAAVVSPLVPSIMGKAAIFCAVAVSLCDALDFKPKSREATAVVLGTCLAVGATKLGYLTGAGDLVMGMGIVDKVMGIHTSWLEYAKFNFLPAMLYTAMSLGIVLLVLRSSVNKSVLCAVVQQKHAELGDITDEQKRALILLCLTLVLLATDKLHHMSAGSVLVIITALAFMPGVGLMDGKRMGSINFAPLFFIMGCMAIGSAGGFLKVTHWLAGLVLPLFSDAGACMASVCSYIVGVALNFLLTPLAATSTLSAPITELGMQMGLDPRLLYFSFQYGLDNLIFPYEYALYLYFFSSGYINFREMVLVMALRMLLTGVFVAFVAMPYWRMVG
- a CDS encoding aryl-sulfate sulfotransferase, with the translated sequence MGHPTIYPTGVTVFKPEKCWGGYTIFQAQELGAVLIDMNGHEINVWKGVHGMPNKILPGGYLVTSRGRRSGKFSVQDGLDVVQVDWDGNIVWKFDQNEFIEDPGYPGRWIARYHHDFQREGNPVGYYAPGMEPKVLEGKTLILAHRNVRNSAISDKQLLDDLILEVDWNGDILWEWSCHEHFAEMGFREGPKNTLCRNPNYRPTQPEGMGDWMHINSMSVLGPNKWYDAGDERFHPDNIIVDGREANIIFIISKATGKITWKIGPDYDTSPELKAIGWIIGQHHAHMVPHGLPGAGNILVFDNGGWGGYDVPNPGAPTGVKAALRDHSRVLEIDPVSLKIVWQYTPKEAGFLEPMDSNRFYSPFISGMQRLPNGNTLITEGSDGRVFEVTPDHEIVWEFISPYWGKHVPMNMTYRAYRVPYEWVPQVQKPAETPIEPLNVSTFRVPGAAAAGDRAKEVTVEGCQPYEGSNALCVASVEDPKD
- a CDS encoding ArsR/SmtB family transcription factor; translation: MKTTYLNTLPDHWQPVAAVFAAMGDTTRQRILLLFEPGEELSIKDIAAMFDYGRSTIVHHLAVLEKAGVLAMRREGRQALYSVRHDIVLDSLEKLRLFIEEDLHA
- a CDS encoding Crp/Fnr family transcriptional regulator, with product MEKRGICGGRSLAFKEMREMNSEWRSVLHLGRRLVWSKGHRVPFGRELYFLDRGKVRLTNQNMEGVEKILWYIQEGCVFGETPFFDPMPAESYFSCVTECVSYAFSAESLSEIRQEHPHLLINLLCSMSRKLRVLSNQASSLYLDNVLARTCKFLAQHIIPGSDPLTVDMGVSKQEMASLLGVHRISLYKILRQQEESGLFGPFSGKTVTILRPEEFFLLAES